One Flagellimonas sp. CMM7 genomic region harbors:
- the mqo gene encoding malate dehydrogenase (quinone) — protein MEIKKYDLICVGGGIMSATLSVLLKTLDPSLKVLVLERLDNVAQESSAAWNNAGTGHSALCELNYTPKDKNGNVDISKAIKICEQFEISKQFWSFLVNENLVKDPSSFITKVPHHSWVYGKENADYLEKRYEVMKEHYMFDTIEFTKDIKKMKEWFPLIMEKRDGNEPMAASRIERGTEVNFEALTKHFFNILKTQYNTKVQFGKEVVDVDVNSSADWCVKVKNVSTEAISRLQAEHVFIGAGGGSLLLLEKIEIPEKDGYGGFPISGEWLVCKNEEVIQQHNAKVYSLAGVGDPPMSVPHLDTRYINGKRELLFGPFAGFTTKFLKQGSSLDLIHSIKRKNLRSMWGVFWHNLPLTRYLIEQVAMSFEDRMNALRIFVKDARNEDWEILVAGKRVQTIKKDEFEGGQLEFGTEIVSSTCGKITCLLGASPGASTSVPIMMKVIEKAFPRVLASEKGQEVMGRMIPSWGKPLSKESFNTHLKNSEKVLQL, from the coding sequence ATGGAGATTAAGAAATATGACCTTATATGTGTGGGCGGCGGAATTATGAGCGCTACCCTGTCCGTTTTATTGAAAACACTCGACCCTAGCCTAAAAGTCCTGGTATTGGAGCGTTTAGATAACGTGGCCCAAGAGAGTTCCGCCGCTTGGAACAATGCAGGTACTGGGCATTCGGCTTTGTGCGAATTAAACTACACCCCAAAAGATAAAAACGGAAACGTTGATATAAGCAAGGCCATCAAGATTTGTGAGCAATTTGAAATATCAAAGCAGTTTTGGTCTTTTCTCGTCAATGAAAACCTGGTCAAAGACCCTTCTTCCTTCATCACAAAAGTGCCCCACCATAGTTGGGTCTATGGTAAGGAAAATGCCGATTATCTTGAAAAAAGGTACGAGGTGATGAAAGAACATTACATGTTCGATACCATAGAGTTCACCAAGGATATCAAAAAAATGAAGGAGTGGTTTCCTTTGATTATGGAGAAAAGGGATGGGAACGAGCCTATGGCCGCATCCAGGATTGAAAGGGGTACCGAGGTGAATTTTGAGGCATTGACCAAACACTTTTTCAATATCTTGAAAACGCAGTATAATACCAAAGTACAGTTCGGAAAAGAAGTGGTCGATGTAGATGTGAACAGTAGTGCCGACTGGTGCGTAAAAGTAAAAAATGTAAGTACCGAAGCGATAAGTCGCTTGCAAGCGGAACATGTTTTTATCGGAGCGGGAGGCGGAAGTCTATTGTTGTTGGAAAAGATTGAAATTCCCGAAAAAGATGGCTATGGTGGCTTTCCAATCAGCGGCGAATGGTTGGTCTGCAAAAATGAAGAAGTCATACAACAGCACAATGCCAAGGTATACAGTCTTGCCGGTGTAGGAGACCCACCCATGTCCGTGCCACATCTAGATACGCGTTATATTAACGGAAAACGGGAATTGTTGTTTGGGCCTTTTGCAGGGTTTACAACAAAATTCCTGAAGCAGGGCAGCAGTTTAGACTTGATACATTCAATCAAACGCAAAAATTTACGTTCAATGTGGGGGGTGTTTTGGCATAATTTACCGCTTACACGATACCTTATTGAACAGGTGGCCATGTCTTTTGAAGACCGGATGAATGCCTTACGCATATTTGTGAAGGATGCCAGAAATGAAGATTGGGAGATTTTGGTGGCCGGAAAAAGGGTACAGACGATTAAAAAGGATGAATTTGAAGGGGGGCAGTTGGAATTTGGAACAGAAATTGTCAGTAGCACATGCGGCAAGATAACCTGTTTATTGGGTGCGTCTCCCGGTGCATCAACCTCCGTCCCAATAATGATGAAGGTTATTGAGAAGGCCTTCCCAAGAGTTTTAGCTTCAGAAAAAGGACAGGAAGTTATGGGACGTATGATACCTTCCTGGGGCAAGCCTCTTTCCAAAGAATCTTTTAACACTCATCTGAAAAACTCAGAAAAGGTATTACAGCTTTAA
- a CDS encoding sialidase family protein, producing the protein MRYHFLLLFTCTSLLSLAQQKPLQYKNIGPSRGGRVTAVCGVTDSTQVYYMGATGGGLWKTTDAGHHWKNISDGYFKSPSIGAIAVDQSDPNTVYAGTGSDGLRSNVIVGKGIYKSIDAGKTWQFSGLENAGQIGAIEIDPSNNQTLLSAVIGQPFRTSKERGVYKSIDGGKTWEQKLFLSDSVGAVDIEFAPKNPNIVYAAIWRGERKPWTIISGDTTGGIFKSKDGGESWKRISKGLPQGLIGKIDFAVSEAQPSWVWALVQAPTEKEGLYKSEDYGETWQHITMPEKVQESIMYRPFYFTNLDANPKDANQLWSGTKLFWTTKDGGKTWNKLPAYSHADHHDMWINPNNPQLMVAGNDGGASVSMDGGKNWTNLFNQSTAELYSCYVDDQYPYYLYSGQQDNSTIRVPSRQPRGDVLSSNDGHGLSQLQYWESVGGCETGPVIPKPGDPNTVYANCKGQFGVYHHLTGFQQNYYVGAESLYGNHPDDITYRFQRVVPMAVSPFDPNTVYYGSQFVHKTSDGGVTWQTISPDLTANKPAYRMRSGGPIDEDISGEEYYNVLYAIAPSPLEEHTIWAGSNDGLVHITQDGGQIWKNVTPKNLPEDGRVSKIHASNHNAGKAYLVVYRDYLGDDAPYLYTTSDYGENWVLATKGIPDDYPVRVVREDSEREGLLFAGTEFGMFLSFDDGASWQPFQENLPIVPITDMAIFRDNLNLSTLGRSFWIMEDMSVLREFQPADTTKLHVFQPSKTIGENVNLYFTSGKTTKNTTIEFIFKNDENTLIHQKIDTLKNFKTNTWGVQKTTWDLRHYLKRKGEKDFKGPRVAPGNYTAEITIGGSTFKKQIEVLLHPELQEIGTTIADLKEQESLSVKTAQLLIAVQTERMQLEEALKTETSKRKKEQLKKKLAFLIKGKERYDQPKLENHIAYLYRMIVSVPQKLGKDAFERHEALNARFQQLKTQKKL; encoded by the coding sequence ATGCGATACCATTTCCTCCTCCTGTTCACCTGTACAAGCCTTTTATCATTGGCACAACAAAAGCCCTTGCAATACAAAAACATAGGTCCTTCAAGAGGCGGCAGGGTAACTGCGGTCTGTGGCGTTACCGATAGCACACAGGTGTATTATATGGGAGCTACGGGCGGCGGACTTTGGAAAACCACCGATGCCGGCCACCATTGGAAAAATATTTCGGACGGTTATTTCAAGAGTCCTTCCATTGGGGCCATTGCCGTGGACCAAAGCGACCCCAATACCGTTTATGCAGGTACTGGGTCCGATGGCCTACGTAGCAACGTTATTGTGGGCAAGGGCATTTATAAATCCATCGATGCCGGAAAAACATGGCAATTTTCAGGATTGGAAAATGCAGGACAAATAGGTGCCATCGAGATAGACCCGTCCAACAACCAAACCCTACTTTCGGCTGTTATTGGGCAACCTTTTAGAACATCGAAAGAAAGGGGCGTTTATAAATCCATCGATGGTGGAAAAACCTGGGAGCAAAAACTCTTCCTATCCGATAGTGTGGGTGCTGTGGATATTGAATTCGCCCCTAAAAACCCAAACATCGTATATGCGGCCATCTGGCGTGGTGAGCGCAAACCATGGACCATCATTAGTGGTGACACTACGGGCGGTATTTTTAAATCGAAAGATGGCGGTGAAAGCTGGAAAAGAATCAGCAAAGGGCTACCACAAGGGCTTATCGGTAAAATAGATTTTGCCGTAAGCGAGGCCCAACCCTCGTGGGTCTGGGCATTGGTACAAGCACCAACCGAAAAGGAAGGGCTCTATAAAAGTGAGGATTATGGCGAAACTTGGCAACACATTACTATGCCGGAAAAAGTACAGGAATCCATCATGTACCGTCCCTTTTACTTTACCAATCTGGATGCCAACCCTAAAGATGCCAACCAACTCTGGTCCGGCACCAAACTGTTCTGGACCACCAAAGATGGGGGCAAGACTTGGAATAAATTACCCGCCTATTCGCATGCAGACCATCATGATATGTGGATAAATCCTAACAACCCCCAATTAATGGTGGCCGGTAATGATGGCGGTGCTTCGGTAAGTATGGATGGCGGTAAGAATTGGACAAACCTGTTCAACCAAAGCACGGCAGAACTCTATTCCTGTTATGTGGATGACCAATACCCTTACTATCTGTATTCAGGGCAACAAGATAATTCTACCATTCGGGTGCCCAGTCGCCAGCCCCGTGGTGATGTGCTGTCTTCCAACGATGGCCATGGGCTATCTCAATTGCAGTATTGGGAATCGGTGGGCGGTTGCGAAACAGGGCCCGTGATACCCAAACCCGGAGACCCCAATACCGTTTATGCCAATTGCAAAGGGCAATTTGGGGTGTATCACCACCTTACCGGATTTCAGCAAAACTATTACGTGGGCGCAGAGAGCCTGTATGGCAACCATCCCGATGATATCACTTACAGGTTTCAACGCGTGGTGCCCATGGCAGTCTCACCCTTTGACCCCAACACCGTGTATTATGGGTCGCAATTTGTGCATAAAACCAGCGATGGCGGGGTAACGTGGCAGACCATTTCGCCAGACCTTACGGCCAACAAACCGGCATACCGCATGCGCAGTGGTGGCCCCATAGACGAAGATATTTCGGGCGAGGAATATTATAATGTACTCTATGCCATTGCACCATCGCCCTTAGAAGAACATACGATATGGGCCGGTTCCAATGACGGCTTGGTACATATCACACAAGATGGTGGCCAAATCTGGAAAAACGTAACGCCCAAAAACCTTCCCGAAGATGGCCGGGTTTCTAAAATACACGCCTCCAACCACAATGCAGGTAAAGCCTACCTCGTCGTGTATAGGGATTATCTGGGGGACGATGCCCCGTATCTCTATACCACATCCGATTATGGGGAGAACTGGGTGCTGGCCACCAAAGGCATCCCGGATGATTATCCCGTGCGTGTGGTCAGGGAAGACAGCGAACGCGAAGGCCTCTTGTTTGCCGGTACCGAATTTGGCATGTTCTTATCCTTTGATGATGGAGCCTCATGGCAACCCTTTCAAGAAAACCTTCCCATAGTACCTATTACCGATATGGCGATTTTTAGGGACAACCTTAACCTATCTACTTTGGGGCGTTCCTTTTGGATAATGGAAGATATGTCCGTATTGCGGGAATTTCAACCTGCCGATACCACAAAACTCCATGTTTTTCAACCTTCAAAAACCATTGGAGAGAACGTCAATCTGTATTTTACATCGGGAAAAACAACTAAAAATACCACTATTGAATTTATTTTTAAGAATGATGAAAACACCCTTATCCATCAAAAAATAGATACCCTGAAAAATTTCAAGACGAATACTTGGGGAGTTCAAAAAACCACTTGGGATTTAAGACACTACCTCAAAAGAAAAGGTGAAAAAGATTTTAAGGGCCCACGGGTTGCGCCTGGCAACTACACCGCAGAAATAACCATAGGTGGCAGTACATTTAAAAAACAGATTGAAGTACTGTTGCATCCCGAATTACAGGAAATTGGAACTACAATTGCCGACCTGAAGGAGCAAGAATCCCTATCGGTAAAAACCGCACAATTGCTCATTGCAGTACAGACCGAGCGCATGCAATTGGAAGAGGCACTGAAGACCGAAACTTCCAAACGAAAAAAAGAACAACTGAAAAAGAAATTGGCGTTTTTGATTAAGGGCAAGGAACGCTACGACCAACCAAAATTGGAAAACCATATTGCATATTTATATAGAATGATTGTAAGCGTACCCCAAAAGTTGGGAAAAGATGCTTTTGAACGGCACGAAGCCCTAAACGCAAGATTCCAACAACTAAAAACACAAAAAAAGCTCTAA
- a CDS encoding RidA family protein, translating to MHIIAHKDLLKSNGHYSQCIEHNGLLYLSGQLPIDPKTREIPDTIEAQTDLALNHVETILNAAGSTKNDVLQARIYISNIDLWDKVNQKYSAFFGAHKPYAPLFQPESCILDV from the coding sequence ATGCATATCATTGCCCATAAAGACCTTCTCAAAAGTAACGGACACTACAGCCAATGCATCGAACATAATGGGTTGCTGTACCTATCGGGCCAATTGCCCATTGACCCCAAGACCCGAGAAATCCCTGACACCATAGAAGCACAGACCGATTTGGCCTTAAACCATGTTGAGACTATTTTAAACGCGGCGGGCAGTACCAAAAATGACGTATTGCAAGCCCGTATCTACATCTCCAATATTGATTTATGGGATAAGGTAAACCAAAAGTACAGTGCCTTTTTCGGTGCACACAAGCCGTACGCTCCATTGTTCCAACCCGAGAGTTGCATTTTGGATGTTTGA
- a CDS encoding pyridoxal phosphate-dependent aminotransferase, producing the protein MVLSKRVLNSATSATVRIADKAQSIRENGDKVFDFSAGRAFEHTPKYVLDAAIEAMRNGETHQTMAKGTTAYRAACAIKLKRENAIEANPETEIVATMGCKQGLTVSLLTILNPGDEVIVEDPCFVSYQQTINYLGGVPVAVPLLPENKFRWKREQLEKAITSKTKAIIFCTPHNPTGVVHTLEDLEEIAYVAKKHNLVVITDEPYERTVWGGKKHLNLATLQGMDKHTITLMSLTKSFSMGGWRLGFAYANPEKIRQMSKLQQHLITCVNSFAQAGGIAAYSQPPKDEVLDYWLEWEKKVVYFTEEIDKIEGLSCYTPEGGFYAWVDISATGISSDEFCDRLLEEQQVAIIPGASFGQMGENYVRINCVKSWEEIEGGLKGLTNFVESLP; encoded by the coding sequence ATGGTCTTATCAAAAAGAGTTTTAAATTCAGCAACGTCAGCTACAGTTCGCATAGCGGACAAAGCCCAGTCTATTCGAGAAAATGGTGATAAAGTTTTTGATTTTTCAGCAGGAAGGGCCTTTGAGCACACCCCAAAATATGTGCTCGATGCTGCCATTGAGGCAATGCGAAATGGAGAAACCCACCAAACTATGGCCAAGGGCACGACCGCTTATCGGGCAGCCTGTGCTATAAAGTTAAAAAGGGAAAACGCCATTGAGGCCAACCCGGAAACAGAGATTGTGGCGACTATGGGCTGCAAACAAGGTCTTACGGTCTCATTGTTGACTATTCTCAATCCAGGTGACGAGGTCATTGTGGAAGACCCCTGTTTTGTAAGTTACCAACAGACCATCAACTATCTGGGTGGTGTACCGGTCGCCGTACCGCTCTTGCCTGAAAACAAGTTTCGATGGAAGCGCGAACAGCTTGAAAAGGCCATCACGTCCAAAACCAAGGCCATTATTTTCTGCACTCCTCACAATCCGACAGGGGTGGTACATACCTTGGAAGATTTGGAAGAAATAGCGTATGTCGCCAAAAAACACAATTTGGTGGTCATTACCGACGAACCCTATGAAAGGACCGTATGGGGAGGTAAAAAACACCTCAACCTTGCCACCCTTCAAGGTATGGACAAACACACCATCACCTTGATGAGCCTCACCAAAAGCTTCTCCATGGGCGGTTGGCGATTGGGTTTTGCCTATGCCAATCCTGAAAAGATAAGACAGATGTCCAAATTACAGCAACACCTGATAACCTGTGTGAATTCTTTTGCGCAGGCCGGTGGCATAGCCGCCTATTCGCAACCTCCAAAAGATGAAGTATTGGACTATTGGCTTGAATGGGAAAAAAAGGTGGTCTATTTCACAGAAGAAATCGATAAAATTGAAGGCCTTAGTTGCTATACTCCGGAGGGTGGTTTTTATGCTTGGGTAGATATTTCTGCTACCGGCATTTCATCAGATGAGTTCTGCGACAGACTGCTGGAAGAACAACAAGTGGCCATTATCCCAGGGGCATCCTTTGGACAAATGGGTGAAAACTATGTCCGCATCAATTGCGTAAAATCTTGGGAAGAAATTGAAGGTGGCTTAAAAGGACTTACCAATTTCGTAGAATCATTACCTTGA
- a CDS encoding dicarboxylate/amino acid:cation symporter encodes MIKRYFKIPFATRVLIWMLAGSILGLFLGESILFIKPLGIGFLNLLIMAAIPLVFFNLLSGITALGDVKSFGKIGGKVLIWYAFSTLMAIVIGIMAMKISKAGEGMTLTSEVNNNIGEIPNIGDLLLSMVPTNIFKSFAEGNLIQIVVFAVLLGIVTLKLPIAQKQPIAKGYDTLANLMRKLVEYILLLSPLCLGALMAATFGEFGAQIIGALSKFIATIYVAQVLMVIIYMVLLKTIGRVSITWFLKKTKELYATTVATCSSLASLAVALDIAETRMQLPKKVYSFTLPMGAQFNKDGTSIMLAGILIFTAQAAGLNFSFAELVQVVLIGLLVVEGSSGIPGGGLVTAMLFAKAFNLPLEIVAIVGGIYRLIDMGNTTVNCMGDMVATTIVSKFETNWKPETSN; translated from the coding sequence ATGATAAAAAGATATTTTAAAATTCCGTTTGCCACCAGGGTCTTGATTTGGATGCTCGCTGGATCTATACTGGGTCTTTTTTTGGGCGAAAGCATCCTATTTATAAAACCCTTGGGCATTGGTTTTTTGAACCTGCTCATCATGGCGGCCATTCCACTGGTATTTTTCAATCTTCTATCAGGAATCACAGCATTGGGCGATGTCAAATCCTTCGGAAAGATTGGTGGCAAGGTCTTGATATGGTACGCTTTTTCTACCCTGATGGCGATAGTCATCGGTATAATGGCCATGAAAATTTCAAAAGCGGGTGAAGGCATGACCCTAACGAGCGAGGTGAACAACAACATTGGTGAAATCCCTAATATTGGTGATTTACTGTTGAGCATGGTCCCCACCAACATCTTTAAATCCTTTGCCGAGGGCAACCTTATTCAAATTGTGGTCTTTGCCGTATTGTTGGGCATTGTCACCCTAAAACTGCCCATTGCCCAAAAACAGCCCATTGCCAAAGGTTATGATACTCTGGCCAACCTCATGCGAAAACTGGTGGAGTACATTTTATTGCTTTCCCCACTTTGTCTCGGGGCATTAATGGCGGCCACCTTTGGCGAATTTGGAGCCCAAATCATTGGGGCGCTTAGTAAATTTATCGCCACCATTTACGTGGCCCAAGTGCTGATGGTCATTATTTATATGGTATTGCTCAAAACCATTGGCAGAGTGTCCATAACATGGTTTTTGAAAAAAACAAAGGAGCTTTATGCCACTACCGTGGCCACCTGTAGCAGTCTGGCAAGCTTGGCCGTTGCACTTGATATTGCCGAAACCAGAATGCAACTGCCCAAAAAAGTCTATTCCTTTACGCTGCCCATGGGTGCACAGTTCAATAAGGACGGCACCTCCATAATGCTAGCAGGAATACTGATTTTTACTGCACAGGCAGCAGGCCTAAATTTTAGCTTTGCAGAATTGGTACAAGTAGTACTCATTGGCCTGTTGGTGGTCGAAGGCTCATCGGGCATCCCCGGTGGCGGTCTGGTCACGGCCATGCTTTTTGCCAAGGCCTTTAACCTACCGTTGGAAATTGTGGCCATTGTTGGCGGCATCTATCGCTTGATAGATATGGGCAACACCACTGTGAACTGTATGGGCGATATGGTGGCCACCACCATCGTATCCAAATTTGAAACCAACTGGAAACCTGAAACATCAAATTAA